The sequence below is a genomic window from Sphingobacterium sp. ML3W.
GACTTCGTTCCAACCCTTTTTTAAAGAAATCTGCGTTGGTTTTCTGAAGGTATAACCTTCGTCTATCAAAGGGACTTCTAAATCACCTTTGATACCCGCTTGTTGCCAGAGAGGGGGTTGTATAGGCTGATGATTGACCCATACTTTACTTTCAAGATTATCCCATGTACCTTTTTTCGGTGTATTGCTTGCATACGAACGGGAAAGGTTGTTGAATCCTATCCAAAAGGATTTATTTTCATTCTTGTCGCTCCATATTTTCGTGCGTGCATACCAGGTTGTATTTGGGAGAGGCCCTTCAATAGCACCAGGTATAATATCTGCCCACCAGTGCCTTAAAATAATTGTTCCCCCTTCTACTGTTTTAGTAACCTCTATACCATCGGCATAGGGTTGTTGCTCAATCGGAAATGAACGGGTTAAATTACCTTCATTTTGAAAAGGACCGATGAGTTCCCATTTTAAGCCGGTTTGCTTTACATAAGGAAATGGCTTGTTTGAAAAATACATGTTTTTATGGTTCAATAACCTATTCTCAAAATTTTTGAATTCTTGGTAAGCAATTGTATTTTCATCAACGATATTGCAAGTCCATCCTGCAAGACCTCCTCCTCGCCAGACGCGCTCGGCAAAAGTAACGAGGGCAGGATATACTGCATTTTGATAAAACATATCCAGAGGTTTGGACACCGCGCGATCTGGCCAAGCACATAACGTTGCCCCGATTAGATTTTTGTGTTCCTTATCTTGCTCCCCAATTTTACGATGAAACAGTGTAGTTACTGTTTCCAATGGATCCATATGGTTAATGTAGAGATGTTTCGAATCTATATAAATCAAATCTCCTTGTTCCGGAATACGTTTAGGACCACCCATCCAAAGTTGTCTGATCGTTTGTGGCATGAGGTTGCTGCCAGGCTCCCATCCAATCGTTTTATAGCCCAATTCTTCCACGTATTCTGTGATTTCAGGCATAAAATTTTTATTGGTTATTTTTACCTCGTCTCCTCCGATATGTAAATAGGGAAGGTCTTGATAGGTCTGGGAGAACTCTTTTAATAATTCTTTGATGTAGACAATCCCCGAGTCAGACTGCATATCTACGCCAAAATATCTTTTGAACGCTTGGCTATGTCCGGGCATATCGATTTCAGGTAAAAGTAAGATATGTCTGGCTTTGCAATAGGCAATAAGCTCTTTGAACTCTTGCTCGGAATAATGCTCGCCGCCACCTCGTGTTATATTTGAAGCGGCAGTTAGATTTGGGTATTTTTTGCTTGCTAACCGCCATGCAACGTCTTCAGTGAAATGAAAATGCAAGACATTCATTTTGTATTGCGCCATGATATCAACCTGCTCTTTCAGTAAATGCAGCGGTTGATAGTTACGACCAACGTCGACTAGGAAAGACCGCCAAGGGAATGCAGGCTGATCATTTATTTCGCAATGTGCAAGCGATTTATTTTGAACAGAAAATTGCCTTAACGTCTGTAAGCCATAAAATATGCCGGTAGGTGAGTGTGCTATTATGCGAATACCTCCATTGTCTATTTTTATAATATAGTCCTCTCGTTGCTTCTGATCACTTTCATCATCTATCAATTGAAGATCTAATGTTGGAAGTTGCTTGTTGTTTACAGCACTTTCTGCGACTTTCCATTCAGCTATGATAGCGGAAGCGAGCAGATATTCCCCCGTTAAAGACGAATCTGTTTTTTTTAGAATAATTCCATTGCTCAGATTGAGTGCTCCATCCCTTAATTCCATTTTTATGGGTAACGGAATTAGATTTTCTTGTGCATATGTAGGCGATAGACAAGATATGCTAAGAACAAGGAGACTTAAGAGTATGCGATTAAATTTCATTATTCTGCTTCCTAAAATCGTTTAAAATCGTCCAGCAATACCACTCTTGACGCGGTAGGTGGAATGGGCCCTTGAATAGATTACCTTTGGCAGTTTGTGCGACAGTACCATCACGGTGTAGATAGCCAAACCACTCACCATGTTCCTTATCGTGGAACTTTTCATATGCATATTGGTGTACTTTTTTGTGCATCTCAGCATACTTTTCGTTTCCAGTCATTAAATAAGCCAGAAGTGTGGCAATGATGGTTTCATTTTGTGGCCACCAGAATTTCATATCCTGCCAATATTCTTGAACAGGCTTATTGTATAGATCTCTAAAATATAGTATACCACCAAACTCTTTATCCCAACCTCTTTCCCACATGTAATCTAACATTTTGCAACCTAATGCAATGAGTTCGGGGTCATGATTACGATATTTTGCTTCATGAAGAATAAACCAAGCACCTTCTATCGCATGTCCAGGGTTTAAGGTTCTTCCGTCTATATGATCAATGATTTCACCTGTTGGTGAAACCTGTTCCATGACGACTTGTAGGTCATGTTTGACAAAGTTAACTTCAATTTCCTTGATCCAATTCAAAATCGCTTCGTCACAACGCGGGTCTCCGATTGTTTCGCGTAATTGTTGTGCTGTATTGATCATGATCATGGGGGCGCCAATACCTTTTGAAGGTCTTGTACCGGTAAACTTTGGAGCGAGCTTTAGCTCTCCGGATGTATACTGGATACATTTCCCAAAAATAGCTCGAGATAGGTCTGCCGCTTCTTGATCTCCAGAGGCTTTTGCATATGCTGCAAATGCAATAACTGCAAATGTTTCCGAAAAATAGTACCTTCTTTTTCTAATCGGTTGACCATCTTTGGTGACATGGAAGAACATCTGGCCGTCAGTATCAAAACAATGCTTACGGATAAAATCGTAACCAAGTTTTGCACCATCTAACCATTCTTGTTTCGGTTCCACGGTGTTATAAAGTGTTGCCAATAACCATGTCGCACGACCTTGAATCCAAACGGCTTTGTCGTCATCAATTAAGCTTCCGTCCTGATCACGCATCAGTAAGTAGCCTCCATCTTCAAGGTCGAATGATTTTGGGAACCAGAATGGAACCGTATCTTCTACTAACTGTGTTTTATAAAATTTTTCGAGTTCTTCGAGTTGTGTTAACGTATACATAGTTTTAGTCAATTTTAAAACTGCAGGTTGAAGCTGGAATACCAGATTCGTTTTCCAGATTTGCAGTACTATAGGGTGAATAGGCGTATCGTATTTCTTTTATTTTTTTATCCCGAGGCAATTGGATGATTACGCGATTCTTTTGAATCGACATACTTTCTGGTTGCAGGTCAAATCCCTTTTCATCGACCAAGATAAACCCCTGTAAGGGCTGATGATCTTTTGTTTGGAGTGTTTTACAATTTTGAAAATAGACCGTTACCACTTCATTTTTTTTCTGATAGTGGTCAAATGCTGGGTAGTCGGCGTTTATTTTGGATTTATATTCATGTGCTAGTACCAATTTTGCTAAACGCTTTCCGATAATGATTTTATTTTTTGGGTGTACATCTGTTGGGTCTCCAACATCGGAAGATACCGCCATAAAGGTGTTTTCAATTTGCT
It includes:
- a CDS encoding family 20 glycosylhydrolase, translated to MELRDGALNLSNGIILKKTDSSLTGEYLLASAIIAEWKVAESAVNNKQLPTLDLQLIDDESDQKQREDYIIKIDNGGIRIIAHSPTGIFYGLQTLRQFSVQNKSLAHCEINDQPAFPWRSFLVDVGRNYQPLHLLKEQVDIMAQYKMNVLHFHFTEDVAWRLASKKYPNLTAASNITRGGGEHYSEQEFKELIAYCKARHILLLPEIDMPGHSQAFKRYFGVDMQSDSGIVYIKELLKEFSQTYQDLPYLHIGGDEVKITNKNFMPEITEYVEELGYKTIGWEPGSNLMPQTIRQLWMGGPKRIPEQGDLIYIDSKHLYINHMDPLETVTTLFHRKIGEQDKEHKNLIGATLCAWPDRAVSKPLDMFYQNAVYPALVTFAERVWRGGGLAGWTCNIVDENTIAYQEFKNFENRLLNHKNMYFSNKPFPYVKQTGLKWELIGPFQNEGNLTRSFPIEQQPYADGIEVTKTVEGGTIILRHWWADIIPGAIEGPLPNTTWYARTKIWSDKNENKSFWIGFNNLSRSYASNTPKKGTWDNLESKVWVNHQPIQPPLWQQAGIKGDLEVPLIDEGYTFRKPTQISLKKGWNEVLIKLPVSDFKGEDWQNPVKWMFTLIPSN
- a CDS encoding AGE family epimerase/isomerase, which translates into the protein MYTLTQLEELEKFYKTQLVEDTVPFWFPKSFDLEDGGYLLMRDQDGSLIDDDKAVWIQGRATWLLATLYNTVEPKQEWLDGAKLGYDFIRKHCFDTDGQMFFHVTKDGQPIRKRRYYFSETFAVIAFAAYAKASGDQEAADLSRAIFGKCIQYTSGELKLAPKFTGTRPSKGIGAPMIMINTAQQLRETIGDPRCDEAILNWIKEIEVNFVKHDLQVVMEQVSPTGEIIDHIDGRTLNPGHAIEGAWFILHEAKYRNHDPELIALGCKMLDYMWERGWDKEFGGILYFRDLYNKPVQEYWQDMKFWWPQNETIIATLLAYLMTGNEKYAEMHKKVHQYAYEKFHDKEHGEWFGYLHRDGTVAQTAKGNLFKGPFHLPRQEWYCWTILNDFRKQNNEI